GAAGATCAATTGAAAACTTAGAATgactttttctttccaaaacttgttgaatgaaatgaaaaagaacGCTTGTTTTTAACCCTTCTGTTGTTTACCAAACATGGAGGAAGAGTTTATGAAgctctatttattttaaagaccaaattagtggtaatttaatccactaaattttttatgtctacgggtttattttacaaaaataatgttagtctttaaaaattttaaaattattgttaaaggtaacatttttttattaaatagataatAACAGATTTGAAGGTTATGAGTGACATTGGAGGCTCTATGTTCATATATTAACTAAAAGTATAAAGTATAAGCAAAATATGGACCAGAAAATGAGATAAATTGTTTATTAATAATATGGAAAATAATGCATACATTCATATGTATCTAGAAACTAGAGAAAACCTGAACCTAAATTGAAAACATTAGCTTAAACTAATTATGGTAGTTCACTTGAAAGGGAAATGAGACTGAAGTTGAATTGTCTCCAGCCATGATGGTGTGGGAACCAGAAGGCAATAGGATATAACCACTACTATCAACAAGGCCCAAACTCTTGCAAACGTTCATGGAAAACTTCACCTTCTCTGTATTTCCTACCTTCACAAACACTCTCTCAAATCCGATCACTTGCTTAATATGAGTTCCGACAATCCCTGATGGAGGGCTTGAGTAGACCATCACAACTTCACTTCCATCCATGCTTCCCACATTCTTCACTGCAACCTGAAACTCAAAACTTTCATCACAGCTCAAATCGTCAACTAGGACTGCTGAGCATTCTGGCTGGAAGCTATCACTGCTGTAAGCCATGCTCCGGCACTGTTGCAACCTGGTCAGGCTAATGTGGACCGACCTTGTGGGGGCTGTTAGGGAGTAGGAGAAGTTGGTGTAGCTCAAGCCATAGCCAAAGGGATAGACAGTGGAGCCATTGAAGAATTTGTATGTTCTCCCTGGATAGCCTAAGCTCTCGATTGGCCTTAGTGCCATGGAGGTCATGGGCAGCATGCCAACATAACCATTTTCATACCATGTGATTGGCGATCTTCCCCCTGTTAAAGAAGAGGTCGACCCACCCAGAATTTAATTTCGAGATTCAATTTAATTTCGAGATTCAAACAATGACAATTAACTCATGGAGATATAATGAATCAGTTGGTAACATACCAGGATTGTACTTCCCAAAAACAATGTCTGCAATAGCATTGCCGCCTTGCTCACCCGGAAAACCAGCCCACAGGATGGCTGCGATCTTAGGGTTGTTCTTAGCAAAGGAAATGTCAATAGGGCCACCACACATTACTACAAGAATTACAGGACCAGTGGAGAGATCAGTAACTTGGTTGACCATCTCAGTTTGGTAGCCAGGAAGGAGGAGATCCTCTCTATCCCTCTCCTCAGCCTCAATGGATAAATCAGTACCCACCAGAATGATAGTAGCATCAGCATTTTTCGCAGCTTCTGCAGCCTTGTAGACGTGGGTGTCATTATGACATTTAACATCAGCACATCCTACTTCATATGTCACATCTCCAAGCTCAGAGAAGGCATCAAGAGGAGACACATAATGGCATGGGATCCCTATACAGAATAGTTAAAaggtatataaattataaaaatatatatgatctTGTTAACTAAAGGGTATATGTTATTGATACCTGCATAATTTCCAATCATAGCTACAGTGGCATTGGCATGAGGCCCAACCAAAGCCAGCTTCTTTACAGGTTTCAGCGGCAAAGTCGCATTATCGTTCTTCAGAAGAACAATGCCTTGTCTCGCGGCTTCCCTGGCCAGCTCTATGTGTTCATCATTGCAGATATCCTTCTTCCCAAGAGAAGCAAGAGACGGGATGCCATCAAAGAATCCGACCCTCATCAGCACGACATAGAGGTAACTCAGGGACTTGTCGACGTCATGCTCACTGACTCTCCCTTCCCTCACTGCTGTAGCAAGGGAATCGTTGTAGTAATGCCCACATTCCAAATCCAAACCTGCAGAATTCACATTGGAGTTAAAAATTTACATTATGGAAATGAAAAATGGGATTTAAGATTCACGTTAGGCTTGTTGGAGATTAGTAGATTACTAACCTGCTTTCATACTCAATGCAACACCTTCCTCACTTGTGACATCAAGGAATTTCTGGTCTTGCACAATGGTATCAATGGCCCAACAATCTGATACTATATACCTGTAGAAGAATAAGATCAATGTTACTGCTAATATTACTTTCATGTAgtgttatttatatatatctaGTAAAATCTACCCATGAAGATTCCATTGTTCTCTTATAACCCCTTTCAAGAATCTTGGATCAGCACAAGGAGGGATTCCATTGATATTATTGAAGGAGCACATAACACTGCTGGTATCACCCTCTTTAACACACATCTCAAAAGGACGAAGAAACGTTTCCGTCATATCTTGCTCCGACACCTACAAAAATCAACACACCCAAGAGTCTTAGACAAAGTTTTCAACATtaatatatagttttaaaaCTTGATCTCCATGAAACGAATTACTAGTTATTGTACCTTTGCATCAAAATGGCGTCTGTCAACATTAAACCACTGATCAAGATCGTAAGCAGCAAAATGCTTGCAGGAGGAGGCGATCTTTAGAGGCCTAGAGTTCAAATCTGTGGTGTTCTCCGTCCCCTCAATATCCTGAAGACCTCTAACGTAGTTAACCCCATACACGCCAACAGTGAGAGGATCTTCCCCCGGTGTCTCTAGGATCCTTCCCCATCTGGGATCTCGCGCTACATTGATGTTTGGACTCCAAAACGTCAACCCCGCATGCCCTAAATTGTACATCGCTCTTGCTTCCGTCGAAACAACCTAATTAcgacgaaaaaaaaaaaaaggctggTTGGTTATATACCCACAatttagaagaagaagaagaagaagaaaggggaaaaaaactgGCGAGTAGATTGATAGATTAATGTGAGAAAACCTGGCCAAGAGTCTTCCATAGTGACTGATTGAATGAAGCAGCGGAGAGTATAACATTTGGAAAGCTTGTTGCGCCTGGGACAACCTCATCGAAGAAGGTCGCCGAACCAACGTTTGCGACTCCATGCAGCGCCTCTGACCACCATTTGTAAGGAGGTAATCCTATCCTTGGCACCCCAGAAGCTACATCTATAACATTCCTTGCTTTTTCTTCTAGCGTGATTCGATCAACTAAGTCCTTTACCCTGACATCATATGGAAGTGAAGAATCACAATACACAAAGTCCTTCATATCAAGACCTAGTGCAGCGAACCTTGACGCGTCACAGACATAAGTGTAGTTCCCAGGCACATCAAAGGCCTGTGATAGAAACCTGGAGTTGGGCCTGGGTGTGTATCTTGCTGTGGAAACAGCCAAGAAAGCAATGGCGAGGATAGatagagagaaaaacaaacgGGTGAAACTCTTTGCCATGATGGTGAGTCTGGAATCTGAATGAATAGAATGGAAGAGATAATGGTCAAAATACTACTAGCTAGGGTATTTATAAGAACGAGAGATGATACAAAACGGAATCTAATTCTATTTTCCTTGGGCTCTTTAGTTTTCTAAAGCTGAATTTTAATGCTATCTTATCTAttagaagattaaaaaaaaccttatctGTTATATGTTTCAAGATGAAGCAAAGAGAAGATAAACCAGCATGGCATACGATATAACAAGAGATAAGATGAACATGTTTAGTCTATAATGGGTAAGATGAATTATTCCTTtatgggttatttgattaaaagggttatTGGAAATTGAAATTGCGAAATTTAACCCTCTTCCTTTTTAGTcccattttgataaaaatgacatcattttttttttttttttttataaaaataactttctttaAAACTACATATAAATACTCAAGATGATAAATGGTATTTATGTTCACaacaagttatttttcaaataaaaatatagaaagagTTAGATTCACAAATTTTGGGGTTATTTAAttccttttaaccaattaatttttcctttatttatctaatcataTGTTCGATCAAATATAAGATATACATAATTTAtgtatcataaatatatttatttttttatcaaatttttaataattttttttattaaaaattaaatttatggttaaaaaaagcctataaaatatttataaaatatattatgaaatattactaatatatatatatatatatatatatatatatatatatatataatataatatttaaatattttaatcataaatgttattttacttaagtgaaatttcatatttttttaataacaaatatcGGAATGCGATATAATGTTTATTTCTatcaatagaaaatattttttaataaatatttaaaatatttaaatattttagtccAACTTTTTTTAGCCGATTTATATTGACAAACATGATTGTATTCATTTTTAtcaataacataatataaaaagtaaatgaTTTTAGCAttcaattgaattttctttttgtcgAGCTCATCCCATTCATTTCCTCTTAGATGGTTAAATAAAACAAAGCTTATGTCCACTCTCATTAACCTCTTTTATGAGTAAAGGTTCCACTTATTCAAGACTTTGAATGTAAGTCTTCAAGCTTCTACACTTGGATTCAACGGCTTTTATTAGCTTTTACAAAACTCTTCAAATTCAATCCAACTTCTAGAAACTACCTAAGGTTAGTTACCAACACaaaagataaatgaataaataaataagagaaaaaaaatatatgtgggAGTCAAGTGCGAGCCTAATTTTACTTGAAGTGTTGAAAATTACATACCACACAAGGTCAAGATTATGACTTGTCTACATAGTATTAAAtatggttttaattttaattaatattaaagttGGACACTACTATACATCCAAGTCAAGTTAATTTACATGAGTGAAGACTTCATCATTTAAATCGCATTAAGTGTGGAAAGTATGATACCACACAGAGTCAAGGTTATGACTTGTCTATACATGGTGTTAAATATGATACTGtcaattttaattaagtgtTAAGAAGTTTAATGTTGTTATGCATCTAAATAAAGTCAATTCACATAAGTAATGACTTTAGCAGTTAAGTTGCATCAAGTGTTAAAAGTACAATACCACACAATGTCAAAGTTATGATTGCCTATATAGTTGTTgaatataatttcaattttaattatgagAAGTTGAACAATACTATACATTTTATTTAAGTCAATTTGCATATATGAAGACTTTAACACTTAAGTGTCAAAAACACGATACTGCTTTGAGCTTGATGACTACTTGTTTTTTCGTTGTTCATTGgatcaaacaaaatttataacctaattcactattttaGAGTAGCTTTTACCCGATCAAAAAGtagttttagtacaaactactgtagtaTAGTAGTTTTTAGGTGTCGTCCACTAGGATGAATTGTTCTTGGTAATTAAGGCTTTaatgagaggaaaagaaatgattgtgatcaaatgaaattaatttgaaaattcatggtAAAAAATCAATCTAGTAATGGTctcaaattgaaaagaaaaatgaaatgtaaaatagaagaaaaattaataggAAATGAAATTCCCGAAGTTATGATTttctataaaacaattttcatggTAAATAGatgttaaaatctaattttcatcaagttagattgaaaacctaaattttcatctaaaccgatttttgatttaACTTTAAGTCTAAATCTAATTTCTCCTCAAATTAGGtcatttaatccaagagatcaattcaaatcatatattcatttcatcttaaattatcttccaatgatttacataatgcaactattcaatctcatcaaatctagctttaagaatttaatgaatttacctagtttgcattgtagtagtcgtctaaaataatttgaaaagaaaaatcctcaaaattcaattaatcaatcaattggatcaaattacctttgcaattaaagctcatttctctaattcaccatagatcttgcctctaaATCCTCATTCttttgagaaaaacaaaatttagtcactcatgcttggagatttggtctcacaagacatgtttggctagtgagaaaatgaaggaaaatagagaattctatagagagagaaaatctagaaaattctacaattaaaaatatccaaaaatattttataatgagaaaaggtcaagtggacacttgacATCATCTAAGAGGTTTTTTGGAAGCTTCTTCATCAAGCAATCTgaagtttaataataaaaagaccATTTCGCACGAACTCAGCCTATTTCGCATGGTTGTgcgaaataaaaaaaaatcagcaacAACAATAACAGGTTTTCGGAGCATTTCGCACGattgtgcgaaatttttgcatgatcatgcgaaatcAACTTAACAATTCTGTTTTAGCTTGCAACATAATTCCACCTTCTAGTCTATTTTGCAGTCATACGAAatggaaatatttgatttttaagctttcttttgtcatttcttCTATTTCCTTCTCTTGATTCCACTTCAACTACCTCCAAATCAACTCCAAATCCCGGTCCAAACCAATTGCATTACTTCTTTCActatgcatttggatcatcatcaactttatttgttctctttgatttgattcatctcttttgtcaccaatttatcaaaatcataccttgaaatgactccaaaactttataaaacttgttagtaactcttgtaAGGGCAACAACATGTTAATTAAGTaatttaggcataattactacttaaaagatgtgaaactcatgagaattattatcttaaATATGCTTTTTTTGAGTAATAATCACTTGATTATATGAATATAAgacttcaaatatatatatatatatatatatatatttatggatatttaagcttattaaaaatttcttttggagtattaaaaaatttacctTGAAGCAAATGAAGATTGACacgtaaaaaataaaagtaaaaagaacCCGTTTCTTGCTCCATGCTTCATGTAACTTCATAACTCCATGCACCAagcttaaataaataaataaaacttataaGTTATAGGCACGTGATCAAG
This region of Vitis vinifera cultivar Pinot Noir 40024 chromosome 5, ASM3070453v1 genomic DNA includes:
- the LOC100254614 gene encoding probable beta-D-xylosidase 5; amino-acid sequence: MAKSFTRLFFSLSILAIAFLAVSTARYTPRPNSRFLSQAFDVPGNYTYVCDASRFAALGLDMKDFVYCDSSLPYDVRVKDLVDRITLEEKARNVIDVASGVPRIGLPPYKWWSEALHGVANVGSATFFDEVVPGATSFPNVILSAASFNQSLWKTLGQVVSTEARAMYNLGHAGLTFWSPNINVARDPRWGRILETPGEDPLTVGVYGVNYVRGLQDIEGTENTTDLNSRPLKIASSCKHFAAYDLDQWFNVDRRHFDAKVSEQDMTETFLRPFEMCVKEGDTSSVMCSFNNINGIPPCADPRFLKGVIREQWNLHGYIVSDCWAIDTIVQDQKFLDVTSEEGVALSMKAGLDLECGHYYNDSLATAVREGRVSEHDVDKSLSYLYVVLMRVGFFDGIPSLASLGKKDICNDEHIELAREAARQGIVLLKNDNATLPLKPVKKLALVGPHANATVAMIGNYAGIPCHYVSPLDAFSELGDVTYEVGCADVKCHNDTHVYKAAEAAKNADATIILVGTDLSIEAEERDREDLLLPGYQTEMVNQVTDLSTGPVILVVMCGGPIDISFAKNNPKIAAILWAGFPGEQGGNAIADIVFGKYNPGGRSPITWYENGYVGMLPMTSMALRPIESLGYPGRTYKFFNGSTVYPFGYGLSYTNFSYSLTAPTRSVHISLTRLQQCRSMAYSSDSFQPECSAVLVDDLSCDESFEFQVAVKNVGSMDGSEVVMVYSSPPSGIVGTHIKQVIGFERVFVKVGNTEKVKFSMNVCKSLGLVDSSGYILLPSGSHTIMAGDNSTSVSFPFQVNYHN